A genomic region of Euwallacea similis isolate ESF13 chromosome 29, ESF131.1, whole genome shotgun sequence contains the following coding sequences:
- the LOC136417704 gene encoding uncharacterized protein → MPYSRTIQPEANIVEPSMDQEARIFIKAPPFSRTDSELWFSQLESQFFINGVTSDDLKFHTTIGIMDTESLICVRDLVIKPPMNNKFQTLCRKVLDALVESQEKKYKKLFLQLQLEDKKPSILLSEMNSLGGFLFQEEMLRTLWMQRLPHNMQTILTTCSLPLSEVANLADKIADIEFPQVSQIKSE, encoded by the coding sequence ATGCCATATTCTAGAACGATCCAGCCAGAAGCTAACATCGTCGAGCCCTCTATGGATCAAGAAGCTCGAATCTTTATTAAAGCTCCACCATTTAGTAGAACAGATTCAGAATTGTGGTTTTCACAAttggaatcacaattttttatcaatggagtgacttcagacgacttgaaattccacactactatcggaattatggacacagaaagtttgatttgtgttaGAGATCTAGTTATTAAACCTCCCATGAACAACAAGTTCCAAACCCTTTGTCGAAAAGTATTGGATGCCCTCGtagaatcacaagaaaaaaagtataagaaacttttcTTGCAACTCCAACTCGAAGACAAAAAGCCTTCCATACTTCTATCCGAAATGAACAGCTTAGGaggttttttatttcaagaagAGATGTTGAGAACTCTTTGGATGCAGAGATTACCTCacaatatgcagaccattttAACGACATGTTCCTTACCATTATCAGAAGTGGCGAATTTAGCCgataaaattgctgatataGAGTTTCCCCAAGTTTCCCAAATCAAGTCAGAG